A window from Citrus sinensis cultivar Valencia sweet orange chromosome 3, DVS_A1.0, whole genome shotgun sequence encodes these proteins:
- the LOC102630853 gene encoding uncharacterized protein LOC102630853 isoform X2: MHSLKRELSAGVRPLHETLIALARLFGSKGLATKGLEILAAMEKINYDIRQAWLILVEELVRNKYLEDANKVFLRGAKGGLRATDEIYDLMIAEDCKAGDHSNALEIAYEMEAAGRMATTFHFNHLLSCQATCGIPEVAFATFENMEYGEDYMKPDTETYNCVIQAYTRAESYDRVQDVAELLGMMVEDHKRLQPNVKTYALLVECFTKYCVVTEAIRHFRALQNYEGGTKVLHNEGNFGDPLSLYLRALCREGRIIELLEALEAMAKDNQPVPPRAMILSRKYRTLVSSWIEPLQEEAELGYEIDYIARYISEGGLTGERKRWVPRRGKTPLDPDAVGFIYSNPMETSFKQRCLEDGKKYHRKLLRTLQNEGPAVLGDVSESDYVRVEERLKKLIKGPEQHVLKPKAASKMVVSELKEELDAQGLPTDGTRNVLYQRVQKARRINRSRGRPLWVPPVEEEEEEVDEEVDELISRIKLEEGNTEFWKRRFLGEGLNGRHDKAVEMDESELSDVLDDDVTDVEYVAKDEEADEEEEVEQAEPESQDVDRVKEKLVEAKKPLQMIGVQLLKDSDQTTTTSKRSMKRSSRMVEDDDDEDWFPEDPFEAFKEMRKRKVFDVSDMYTIADAWGWTWEREITNRPPQKWSQEWEVELAIQIMLKVIELGGTPTIGDCAVIIRAAIRAPLPSAFLKILQKTHSLGYVFGSPLYDEIISLCLDLGELDAAVAIVADMETTGIAVPDQTLDRVITSRQTGETSVDDASS, translated from the exons ATGCATTCATTGAAGAGAGAGTTGAGCGCAGGAGTCCGTCCTCTTCATGAAACGCTTATTGCACTGGCTCGTTTGTTTGGGTCAAAAGGGCTTGCAACCAAAGGCTTAGAAATACTTGCAGCaatggagaaaataaattatgatattcGCCAAGCATGGCTGATTCTTGTTG AGGAGCTTGTCAGAAACAAGTATCTGGAAGATGCCAACAAGGTTTTCTTGAGGGGTGCCAAAGGTGGCCTGAGAGCTACTGACGAAATCTATGATCTGATGATTGCGGAAGACTGTAAAGCTGGGGATCATTCCAATGCCCTTGAAATTGCATATGAAATGGAGGCAGCTGGGAGAATGGCAACcacatttcattttaatcatCTCCTCAGTTGTCAA GCTACTTGCGGAATACCTGAAGTAGCTTTTGCAACATTTGAGAACATGGAATATGGAGAAG ATTATATGAAACCTGATACAGAGACTTATAATTGTGTGATCCAAGCATACACACGAGCTGAATCTTACGACAG AGTGCAGGATGTTGCTGAGTTGCTTGGCATGATGGTCGAAGACCACAAGCGTCTGCAACCTAATGTGAAAACTTATGC GCTGTTAGTGGAATGTTTTACCAAGTATTGCGTAGTAACGGAAGCTATTCGACACTTCCGTGCACTTCAAAACTATGAAGGGGGAACAAAAGTTTTACATAATGAAGGAAACTTTGGAGATCCACTATCTTTGTATCTGCGGGCTTTATGTCGAGAAG GAAGGATTATTGAGTTACTAGAAGCTTTAGAAGCCATGGCCAAAGATAACCAACCAGTTCCACCAAGAGCTATGATCTTGAGCAGAAAATATCGGACATTGGTTAGCTCGTGGATTGAACCTTTACAAGAAGAAGCTGAACTCGGATATGAGATTGATTACATTGCTAG GTACATTTCTGAGGGTGGCCTTACTGGTGAGCGCAAGCGGTGGGTGCCCAGAAGAGGTAAAACCCCTCTTGATCCTGATGCTGTTggttttatatattcaaaccCCATGGAAACCTCGTTCAAGCAAAGATGTCTAGAGGATGGGAAAAAGTATCATCGAAAGCTTTTGAGAACGTTGCAGAATGAAGGACCTGCAGTTCTAGGAGATGTATCTGAATCTGATTATGTCAGAGTGGAGGAGAGactcaagaaattaataaaggGTCCAGAACAGCATGTTCTGAAACCTAAGGCTGCTAGCAAGATGGTAGTATCTGAGTTAAAGGAAGAACTAGATGCACAAGGTCTGCCAACTGATGGAACAAGAAATGTTCTTTACCAACGTGTGCAAAAGGCAAGAAGAATAAACCGCTCTCGTGGCCGGCCCCTTTGGGTTCCACCAGTGGAGGAGGAGGAAGAAGAG GTTGATGAAGAGGTGGATGAATTAATTTCACGGATCAAGCTGGAAGAAGGAAATACCGAGTTTTGGAAACGACGATTTCTTGGAGAAGGATTGAATGGTAGACATGATAAGGCAGTGGAGATGGACGAATCAGAACTTTCAGATGTGTTGGATGATGATGTAACAGATGTGGAGTATGTTGCAAAGGATGAAGAGGCTGATGAGGAGGAGGAAGTAGAACAAGCCGAGCCTGAGAGTCAAGATGTTGACAGGGTTAAGGAGAAGTTAGTTGAAGCTAAGAAGCCTCTTCAAATGATTGGAGTCCAATTGTTGAAAGATTCAGATCAAACAACTACCACATCAAAAAGATCTATGAAAAGAAGTTCCCGAATGGTTGAG GATGACGATGATGAAGACTGGTTTCCTGAGGACCCATTTGAAGCATTTAAGGAGATGAGGAAAAGGAAAGTGTTTGATGTATCAGACATGTATACAATAGCCGATGCTTGGGGTTGGACATGGGAGAGAGAGATAACGAATAGACCTCCCCAAAAGTGGTCACAGGAATGGGAAGTTGAGTTAGCTATCCAAATAATGCTGAAG GTAATTGAATTGGGTGGAACGCCGACTATTGGGGATTGTGCTGTTATAATACGTGCAGCCATAAGGGCTCCCTTGCCTTCAGCTTTCTTGAAGATCTTACAGAAAACACACAGTCTTGGCTATGTGTTTGGGAG TCCCCTTTATGACGAAATAATCTCATTATGTCTTGATCTTGGAGAGCTGGATGCAGCTGTTGCAATTGTTGCAGATATGGAGACCACTGGAATTGCAGTGCCTGACCAAACCCTGGACAGGGTGATAACTTCTAGACAGACAGGTGAAACTTCTGTTGATGATGCATCGTCATAG
- the LOC102630549 gene encoding GDSL esterase/lipase At5g18430: protein MSMAIATSSASVAMRSWMMIIGIAFALGSIVRLAEARAFFVFGDSLVDSGNNNYLATTARADAPPYGIDFPTHRPTGRFSNGFNIPDIISQRIGQSEAPLPYLSPELNGQRLLIGANFASAGIGILNDTGIQFVNIIRMFRQLDYFAEYQRRVSAVIGAQQARQLVNRALVLITVGGNDFVNNYYLVPYSARSRQFTLPNYVKYIISEYRKLLMRLYELGARRVLVTGTGPLGCVPAELALRGSNGGCSAELQRATSLYNPQLEQMLQEINRKIGQTVFIAANTQQTHMDFISNPQAYGFTTAKVACCGQGPNNGLGLCTALSNLCPNRQLYAFWDPFHPSEKANRLIVEQIFSGSTNYMTPMNLSTVMALDSLTS from the exons ATGTCAATGGCTATTGCGACTTCATCGGCATCAGTAGCAATGCGTTCTTGGATGATGATTATTGGCATTGCATTTGCTTTAGGATCAATTGTTCGTCTTGCTGAGGCTCGAGCTTTCTTCGTGTTTGGCGATTCACTCGTCGACAGCGGCAACAACAACTACCTCGCCACGACTGCCCGTGCAGACGCGCCGCCTTATGGGATTGATTTTCCTACTCACCGTCCCACAGGCCGTTTCTCCAATGGCTTCAACATCCCTGACATTATCA GTCAGAGAATTGGCCAATCGGAAGCCCCATTGCCATACTTGAGTCCAGAACTCAATGGACAGAGACTGCTCATTGGTGCCAACTTCGCTTCAGCGGGAATTGGAATTCTCAATGACACCGGCATCCAATTT GTAAACATAATTAGAATGTTCAGACAATTGGATTACTTCGCGGAGTACCAGCGTCGAGTGAGTGCTGTCATTGGAGCCCAGCAAGCTCGCCAACTTGTAAACCGAGCACTAGTACTCATCACTGTCGGTGGCAATGATTTTGTGAATAACTATTACTTGGTTCCGTACTCTGCAAGATCTCGCCAATTCACTTTGCCCAATTATGTCAAGTATATCATCTCTGAGTACcgaaaattattaatg AGGTTATACGAATTGGGAGCACGTAGGGTTCTTGTGACGGGTACCGGACCACTGGGTTGTGTTCCAGCAGAGCTGGCCCTGAGGGGTTCCAACGGTGGATGCTCAGCTGAACTGCAAAGAGCCACATCCTTGTACAACCCGCAACTCGAACAAATGCTACAAgaaataaacagaaaaattgGTCAAACCGTCTTCATTGCCGCAAATACTCAACAGACGCACATGGATTTCATAAGCAACCCACAAGCATACG GATTTACAACAGCAAAGGTAGCATGCTGTGGGCAAGGACCGAACAACGGGCTTGGTCTCTGCACAGCACTGTCGAATTTATGCCCTAACCGGCAACTGTATGCATTCTGGGATCCATTCCATCCATCGGAAAAGGCCAACAGATTAATCGTTGAACAAATTTTTAGCGGCTCTACAAACTATATGACCCCGATGAATCTCAGCACCGTTATGGCCTTGGATTCGTTGACCAGCTGA
- the LOC102630853 gene encoding uncharacterized protein LOC102630853 isoform X1, with product MSLFLRTPFPFISPVLSKSQTGVVPIRSAMSSPEKKTRRKKQQRRQQKHGDSLLSTNGSVVSAAEQGLRLIFMEELMQHARNRDAPRVNDVIYDMIAAGLSPGPRSFHGLVVAYTLNGDHEGAMHSLKRELSAGVRPLHETLIALARLFGSKGLATKGLEILAAMEKINYDIRQAWLILVEELVRNKYLEDANKVFLRGAKGGLRATDEIYDLMIAEDCKAGDHSNALEIAYEMEAAGRMATTFHFNHLLSCQATCGIPEVAFATFENMEYGEDYMKPDTETYNCVIQAYTRAESYDRVQDVAELLGMMVEDHKRLQPNVKTYALLVECFTKYCVVTEAIRHFRALQNYEGGTKVLHNEGNFGDPLSLYLRALCREGRIIELLEALEAMAKDNQPVPPRAMILSRKYRTLVSSWIEPLQEEAELGYEIDYIARYISEGGLTGERKRWVPRRGKTPLDPDAVGFIYSNPMETSFKQRCLEDGKKYHRKLLRTLQNEGPAVLGDVSESDYVRVEERLKKLIKGPEQHVLKPKAASKMVVSELKEELDAQGLPTDGTRNVLYQRVQKARRINRSRGRPLWVPPVEEEEEEVDEEVDELISRIKLEEGNTEFWKRRFLGEGLNGRHDKAVEMDESELSDVLDDDVTDVEYVAKDEEADEEEEVEQAEPESQDVDRVKEKLVEAKKPLQMIGVQLLKDSDQTTTTSKRSMKRSSRMVEDDDDEDWFPEDPFEAFKEMRKRKVFDVSDMYTIADAWGWTWEREITNRPPQKWSQEWEVELAIQIMLKVIELGGTPTIGDCAVIIRAAIRAPLPSAFLKILQKTHSLGYVFGSPLYDEIISLCLDLGELDAAVAIVADMETTGIAVPDQTLDRVITSRQTGETSVDDASS from the exons atgtctcTCTTCCTCCGCACTCCTTTCCCTTTCATATCCCCAGTCCTCTCCAAATCCCAAACCGGCGTCGTTCCAATCCGCTCCGCTATGTCGTCTCCAGAGAAAAAGACTCGGAGAAAGAAGCAGCAACGGCGGCAACAAAAACACGGCGATTCTTTACTATCTACTAACGGTTCTGTCGTGTCGGCGGCGGAGCAAGGGCTGAGGCTGATATTCATGGAGGAGTTGATGCAGCACGCGCGGAATCGCGACGCCCCTCGCGTGAATGATGTCATTTATGACATGATTGCCGCCGGCCTCAGCCCTGGCCCAAGGTCGTTTCATGGACTCGTTGTCGCTTATACTCTTAATGGCGACCATGAAGGCGCT ATGCATTCATTGAAGAGAGAGTTGAGCGCAGGAGTCCGTCCTCTTCATGAAACGCTTATTGCACTGGCTCGTTTGTTTGGGTCAAAAGGGCTTGCAACCAAAGGCTTAGAAATACTTGCAGCaatggagaaaataaattatgatattcGCCAAGCATGGCTGATTCTTGTTG AGGAGCTTGTCAGAAACAAGTATCTGGAAGATGCCAACAAGGTTTTCTTGAGGGGTGCCAAAGGTGGCCTGAGAGCTACTGACGAAATCTATGATCTGATGATTGCGGAAGACTGTAAAGCTGGGGATCATTCCAATGCCCTTGAAATTGCATATGAAATGGAGGCAGCTGGGAGAATGGCAACcacatttcattttaatcatCTCCTCAGTTGTCAA GCTACTTGCGGAATACCTGAAGTAGCTTTTGCAACATTTGAGAACATGGAATATGGAGAAG ATTATATGAAACCTGATACAGAGACTTATAATTGTGTGATCCAAGCATACACACGAGCTGAATCTTACGACAG AGTGCAGGATGTTGCTGAGTTGCTTGGCATGATGGTCGAAGACCACAAGCGTCTGCAACCTAATGTGAAAACTTATGC GCTGTTAGTGGAATGTTTTACCAAGTATTGCGTAGTAACGGAAGCTATTCGACACTTCCGTGCACTTCAAAACTATGAAGGGGGAACAAAAGTTTTACATAATGAAGGAAACTTTGGAGATCCACTATCTTTGTATCTGCGGGCTTTATGTCGAGAAG GAAGGATTATTGAGTTACTAGAAGCTTTAGAAGCCATGGCCAAAGATAACCAACCAGTTCCACCAAGAGCTATGATCTTGAGCAGAAAATATCGGACATTGGTTAGCTCGTGGATTGAACCTTTACAAGAAGAAGCTGAACTCGGATATGAGATTGATTACATTGCTAG GTACATTTCTGAGGGTGGCCTTACTGGTGAGCGCAAGCGGTGGGTGCCCAGAAGAGGTAAAACCCCTCTTGATCCTGATGCTGTTggttttatatattcaaaccCCATGGAAACCTCGTTCAAGCAAAGATGTCTAGAGGATGGGAAAAAGTATCATCGAAAGCTTTTGAGAACGTTGCAGAATGAAGGACCTGCAGTTCTAGGAGATGTATCTGAATCTGATTATGTCAGAGTGGAGGAGAGactcaagaaattaataaaggGTCCAGAACAGCATGTTCTGAAACCTAAGGCTGCTAGCAAGATGGTAGTATCTGAGTTAAAGGAAGAACTAGATGCACAAGGTCTGCCAACTGATGGAACAAGAAATGTTCTTTACCAACGTGTGCAAAAGGCAAGAAGAATAAACCGCTCTCGTGGCCGGCCCCTTTGGGTTCCACCAGTGGAGGAGGAGGAAGAAGAG GTTGATGAAGAGGTGGATGAATTAATTTCACGGATCAAGCTGGAAGAAGGAAATACCGAGTTTTGGAAACGACGATTTCTTGGAGAAGGATTGAATGGTAGACATGATAAGGCAGTGGAGATGGACGAATCAGAACTTTCAGATGTGTTGGATGATGATGTAACAGATGTGGAGTATGTTGCAAAGGATGAAGAGGCTGATGAGGAGGAGGAAGTAGAACAAGCCGAGCCTGAGAGTCAAGATGTTGACAGGGTTAAGGAGAAGTTAGTTGAAGCTAAGAAGCCTCTTCAAATGATTGGAGTCCAATTGTTGAAAGATTCAGATCAAACAACTACCACATCAAAAAGATCTATGAAAAGAAGTTCCCGAATGGTTGAG GATGACGATGATGAAGACTGGTTTCCTGAGGACCCATTTGAAGCATTTAAGGAGATGAGGAAAAGGAAAGTGTTTGATGTATCAGACATGTATACAATAGCCGATGCTTGGGGTTGGACATGGGAGAGAGAGATAACGAATAGACCTCCCCAAAAGTGGTCACAGGAATGGGAAGTTGAGTTAGCTATCCAAATAATGCTGAAG GTAATTGAATTGGGTGGAACGCCGACTATTGGGGATTGTGCTGTTATAATACGTGCAGCCATAAGGGCTCCCTTGCCTTCAGCTTTCTTGAAGATCTTACAGAAAACACACAGTCTTGGCTATGTGTTTGGGAG TCCCCTTTATGACGAAATAATCTCATTATGTCTTGATCTTGGAGAGCTGGATGCAGCTGTTGCAATTGTTGCAGATATGGAGACCACTGGAATTGCAGTGCCTGACCAAACCCTGGACAGGGTGATAACTTCTAGACAGACAGGTGAAACTTCTGTTGATGATGCATCGTCATAG